A stretch of Anolis sagrei isolate rAnoSag1 chromosome X, rAnoSag1.mat, whole genome shotgun sequence DNA encodes these proteins:
- the PTAFR gene encoding platelet-activating factor receptor translates to MTTVAMVKNVNGENISAAAVKTVPCHVDSEFRYTLFTVYYSIIFILGFVANIYVLWLFTRVYATKKLNEIKIFMVNLTTADLLFLATLPMWIVYYHHRGDWIMFPFLCNVAGYFFFVNTYCSVAFLGVITYNRFQAVTRPISTAQSSTRRRGIYVTVAIWLLIAGPSMYFLYDGGPIKEGNFTRCFERYDTQTDTTPVFIFHVIICVCFFITFLIVLVCNACIIRALLSQPLQERKSSVRQRALWLVCTVLTVFILCFVPHHIVDLPWTLMVLGKWEINCRNKRLLNDIHQVTLFLLGANCVLDPIIYCFLTKKFRKHLSDNLKTIKDSRKCSRQTTETGVDGMMPLQECPHISMKS, encoded by the coding sequence ATGACCACTGTAGCCATGGTCAAAAATGTCAACGGTGAAAATATCTCAGCTGCTGCTGTTAAAACTGTGCCATGCCACGTGGATTCTGAGTTCAGATACACCCTGTTTACTGTTTACTATAGCATCATCTTCATTCTGGGCTTTGTTGCTAACATATATGTACTGTGGCTTTTCACTCGTGTTTATGCTACAAAGAAACTGAATGAAATCAAAATATTCATGGTGAATTTGACAACGGCGGATCTCCTCTTCCTGGCCACGTTGCCAATGTGGATTGTGTATTACCACCACAGAGGAGATTGGATCATGTTCCCCTTTTTGTGCAATGTGGCTGGTTACTTTTTCTTTGTGAACACGTACTGCTCTGTTGCCTTTCTGGGAGTCATAACCTACAATCGCTTCCAAGCAGTCACAAGGCCCATATCAACGGCTCAGTCCAGCACACGAAGAAGGGGCATCTATGTGACTGTAGCTATCTGGCTCCTGATAGCAGGGCCATCTATGTACTTCCTCTATGATGGTGGCCCTATCAAGGAGGGGAATTTTACTCGCTGTTTTGAACGCTATGACACCCAAACTGATACTACTCCTGTTTTTATCTTTCATGTAATCATTTGTGTTTGTTTCTTTATCACTTTTTTAATTGTCCTGGTGTGCAATGCATGTATTATCCGGGCATTACTCTCCCAACCACTGCAAGAGCGGAAGAGCAGCGTCAGGCAGCGCGCTCTCTGGCTGGTGTGCACGGTCTTGACTGTCTTCATTCTCTGCTTTGTACCTCATCACATTGTGGACTTACCATGGACCCTGATGGTTCTGGGCAAATGGGAGATCAACTGCCGGAACAAAAGGTTGCTGAATGATATACACCAAGTGACCCTCTTCCTCCTGGGTGCCAACTGTGTTCTGGATCCTATCATCTACTGCTTTCTCACCAAAAAATTTAGGAAGCACCTTTCTGACAATTTGAAAACCATAAAGGACAGCCGCAAGTGTTCCAGGCAAACGACTGAGACAGGAGTAGATGGGATGATGCCTTTGCAAGAATGCCCTCATATCTCAATGAAATCTTAA